One Prodigiosinella aquatilis DNA window includes the following coding sequences:
- the yaaA gene encoding peroxide stress protein YaaA, producing MLITISPAKTLDYTSPLPTERYTQPALLDYSRQLIEYCRQLTPADIASLMGISDKLAGLNAGRFNYWHPDFTPENARQALLAFKGDVYTGMNAESFSDTDFDFAQQHLRILSGLYGVLRPLDLMQPYRLEMGIKLANRAGNNLYQFWGDIITEKLNQALREQGDNILINLASDEYFKSVKPHKLNARLIKPVFLDEKNGKFKVISFYAKKARGLMSRFIIQNQLSQPEQLKDFNLEGYYFESSASSADELVFKRHEH from the coding sequence ATGCTAATTACTATTTCCCCTGCAAAAACACTGGACTACACCAGCCCTCTGCCAACCGAGCGTTATACCCAGCCAGCATTGCTCGATTATTCGCGGCAACTAATTGAATATTGCAGACAGCTCACCCCGGCGGACATTGCTTCCTTGATGGGGATTAGCGATAAACTGGCCGGACTAAATGCCGGGCGCTTTAATTACTGGCATCCAGACTTTACGCCGGAAAATGCCCGGCAGGCACTGTTGGCATTTAAAGGTGATGTATATACCGGGATGAATGCGGAAAGTTTTAGCGATACGGATTTCGATTTTGCCCAACAACATTTACGAATATTGTCCGGGCTATATGGTGTCTTGCGCCCACTGGATTTAATGCAGCCATACCGGCTGGAGATGGGAATAAAACTCGCTAACCGCGCTGGAAACAATCTCTATCAGTTTTGGGGGGATATCATCACCGAAAAGCTGAATCAGGCGCTGAGAGAACAGGGAGACAATATCCTGATCAACCTGGCTTCTGATGAGTATTTCAAGTCGGTAAAACCGCACAAACTAAACGCGCGCTTAATCAAACCTGTCTTTCTGGATGAAAAGAATGGCAAATTTAAAGTCATCAGTTTCTATGCCAAGAAAGCCCGTGGCCTGATGAGCCGTTTTATTATCCAGAATCAGCTTTCTCAACCAGAACAGTTGAAAGATTTCAACCTGGAGGGTTATTACTTTGAATCCAGTGCATCCTCTGCCGATGAGTTGGTTTTTAAACGGCACGAACACTGA
- the thrB gene encoding homoserine kinase encodes MVRVYAPASIGNVSVGFDVLGAAVSPVDGALLGDCVSVKAADQFSLQNEGRFVSKLPDDPKQNIVYQCWERFCQEIGETIPVAMRLEKNMPIGSGLGSSACSVVAGLVAMNEFCDKPLDDTRLLTLMGELEGRISGSVHYDNVAPCFLGGIQLMIGENDIISQSVPGFDDWLWVMAYPGIKVSTAEARAILPAQYRRQDCISHGRYLAGFIHACHTGQAALAAKLMKDVIAEPYRTQLLPGFAEARHAAQDIGALACGISGSGPTLFSVCNDMSVAQRLADWLRINYLQNEEGFVHICRLDTTGARQLG; translated from the coding sequence ATGGTTAGGGTTTATGCCCCGGCATCCATTGGTAATGTGAGTGTTGGATTTGATGTGCTCGGTGCGGCGGTTTCTCCAGTTGATGGTGCGTTACTGGGTGATTGTGTATCGGTAAAGGCGGCTGACCAGTTCAGCCTGCAGAATGAGGGCCGATTTGTCAGTAAATTGCCTGACGACCCGAAACAGAACATTGTCTATCAGTGTTGGGAGCGTTTCTGCCAGGAGATTGGTGAGACGATCCCGGTAGCCATGCGGTTGGAGAAAAACATGCCGATTGGCTCCGGGCTTGGCTCCAGCGCTTGTTCCGTCGTGGCTGGTTTGGTGGCAATGAATGAATTCTGTGATAAGCCGTTGGATGATACCCGGTTGCTGACGTTGATGGGGGAGCTGGAAGGTCGTATTTCCGGTAGCGTCCATTATGACAATGTCGCTCCCTGTTTTTTAGGGGGCATTCAACTGATGATTGGAGAAAACGACATCATCAGCCAGTCGGTACCAGGATTTGACGATTGGTTATGGGTGATGGCCTATCCGGGGATTAAAGTTTCTACCGCAGAGGCGCGAGCCATTCTACCGGCACAATACCGTCGTCAGGACTGCATCAGCCATGGCCGTTATCTGGCAGGATTTATCCATGCCTGCCACACCGGTCAGGCTGCATTAGCGGCTAAACTGATGAAAGATGTCATTGCGGAACCTTATCGCACGCAGCTGTTGCCGGGTTTTGCCGAGGCTCGTCATGCCGCACAGGATATCGGTGCACTGGCTTGTGGTATTTCAGGTTCGGGGCCGACGCTGTTCTCGGTGTGCAATGATATGAGCGTGGCCCAGCGTCTGGCTGATTGGCTGCGGATTAATTATCTGCAAAATGAAGAAGGTTTTGTTCATATTTGCCGTCTGGATACGACAGGCGCGCGACAATTGGGATAA
- the thrC gene encoding threonine synthase, translating to MKLYNLKDHNEQVDFAQAIKQGLGSQQGLFFPLELPEFNLTEIDNLLSQDFVTRSSRILSAFIGDEMPDETIYQRVKAAFCFPAPVVSVSEDIAALELFHGPTLAFKDFGGRFMAQMLTEVAGDQQITILTATSGDTGAAVAHAFYGLKNVRVVILYPRGKISPLQEKLFCTLGGNIHTIAIDSDFDACQALVKQAFDDEELKQTVGLNSANSINISRLLAQICYYFEAVAQLPQALRNQLVISVPSGNFGDLTAGLLAKSLGLPVKRFIAATNVNDTVPRFLENGAWQPNPTVATLSNAMDVSQPNNWPRVEELFRRKAWKLNELGFGAVSDETTKATMLELEALGYTSEPHAAIAYRLLRDQLQPGEFGLFLGTAHPAKFKESVEAILGKTLELPQALAERAELPLLSHHFAPEFATLRKFLMELPR from the coding sequence ATGAAACTGTACAATCTGAAAGATCACAATGAACAGGTAGATTTTGCTCAGGCGATCAAGCAAGGGCTGGGTAGTCAGCAAGGGCTATTTTTTCCACTGGAACTACCGGAATTTAACCTGACAGAGATTGATAATCTGCTGTCTCAGGATTTTGTTACCCGCAGCAGTCGTATCCTGTCCGCTTTCATTGGCGATGAAATGCCTGATGAAACCATTTACCAACGGGTTAAAGCCGCATTCTGTTTTCCTGCGCCCGTGGTTTCGGTGAGTGAAGATATTGCGGCGCTGGAGCTGTTCCATGGTCCGACGTTGGCGTTTAAGGATTTTGGTGGTCGCTTTATGGCGCAAATGCTGACAGAAGTCGCAGGTGATCAGCAAATTACCATTCTGACAGCCACATCCGGCGATACCGGCGCGGCGGTAGCCCATGCGTTTTACGGACTGAAAAATGTGCGTGTGGTGATCCTCTATCCGCGCGGCAAAATCAGCCCGTTGCAGGAAAAACTATTCTGCACGTTAGGGGGAAACATTCACACCATCGCCATCGATAGTGATTTTGATGCCTGTCAGGCATTGGTGAAGCAAGCATTTGATGATGAAGAGCTGAAACAAACTGTCGGGCTGAATTCTGCAAATTCTATCAATATCAGTCGATTGTTAGCACAAATCTGTTACTACTTTGAAGCGGTGGCACAGCTGCCACAGGCATTACGTAATCAACTGGTTATCTCAGTCCCCAGTGGAAACTTTGGTGATTTGACGGCAGGATTGCTGGCGAAATCTCTTGGGTTACCAGTGAAGCGCTTTATTGCTGCTACCAATGTCAACGATACCGTGCCGCGTTTCCTGGAAAACGGCGCATGGCAACCGAATCCGACGGTAGCGACCTTATCCAATGCCATGGATGTCAGTCAGCCTAACAACTGGCCGCGTGTGGAAGAATTATTCCGCCGTAAAGCCTGGAAACTCAACGAACTGGGTTTCGGTGCCGTGAGTGACGAAACCACTAAAGCGACCATGCTTGAGCTGGAAGCATTGGGTTATACTTCTGAGCCACATGCGGCGATTGCTTACCGTTTGCTGCGTGATCAGCTTCAGCCGGGCGAGTTTGGTCTGTTCCTGGGAACGGCGCATCCGGCGAAATTCAAGGAAAGCGTAGAAGCGATTCTGGGGAAAACGCTAGAATTGCCGCAGGCACTGGCCGAAAGAGCCGAACTGCCGCTGCTCTCTCATCATTTTGCGCCTGAGTTTGCCACGTTGCGTAAATTCTTGATGGAACTGCCGCGTTAA
- the tal gene encoding transaldolase — protein sequence MTDKLTSLRQLTTVVADTGDIAAMKLYQPQDATTNPSLILNAAQIPEYRKLIDNAIDWARVQSSKREQQLTDATDKLAVNIGLEILKLIPGRISTEVDARLSYDTEASVAKAKHLIKLYNDAGISNDRILIKLAATWQGIRAAEQLEKEGINCNLTLLFSFAQARACAEAGVFLISPFVGRILDWYKANGDKKEFAPHEDPGVVSVSEIYQYYKSHGYETVVMGASFRNIGEITELAGCDRLTIAPALLKELAESQGEVARKLSYTGEVKARPARMSESAFYWQHNQDPMAVDKLAEGIRKFAIDQEKLEKMITDLL from the coding sequence ATGACGGATAAACTGACTTCCCTACGCCAACTAACAACAGTCGTGGCTGATACTGGCGATATCGCGGCAATGAAGCTGTACCAGCCGCAGGACGCCACTACCAACCCTTCCCTGATTCTGAATGCCGCACAAATCCCTGAATATCGCAAATTGATTGATAATGCTATTGACTGGGCGCGAGTACAAAGTAGCAAACGCGAGCAGCAACTTACTGATGCCACCGACAAACTGGCGGTTAATATCGGTCTGGAAATTTTGAAGCTGATTCCAGGACGAATTTCCACCGAGGTGGATGCTCGTCTGTCTTATGACACCGAAGCCAGCGTTGCCAAGGCGAAGCATCTGATCAAACTGTATAATGATGCAGGTATCAGCAATGATCGCATCCTGATCAAGCTGGCCGCTACCTGGCAGGGCATTCGTGCTGCCGAACAATTAGAGAAGGAAGGAATCAACTGTAACCTGACTCTACTGTTCTCTTTCGCTCAGGCACGTGCTTGTGCCGAAGCTGGCGTATTCCTGATTTCCCCGTTTGTTGGACGTATTCTGGATTGGTACAAGGCCAATGGTGATAAAAAAGAATTTGCGCCACATGAAGATCCCGGTGTGGTTTCCGTCAGCGAAATTTATCAGTATTACAAATCACATGGTTATGAGACCGTGGTGATGGGCGCTAGCTTCCGTAATATTGGTGAAATTACCGAGCTGGCTGGTTGTGATCGTCTGACCATCGCGCCTGCGTTATTGAAGGAACTGGCGGAAAGCCAGGGTGAAGTTGCTCGTAAACTATCCTATACAGGGGAAGTGAAAGCCCGTCCCGCCAGAATGAGCGAGTCTGCGTTTTACTGGCAGCATAATCAGGATCCTATGGCCGTTGACAAATTGGCCGAAGGTATCCGCAAATTTGCGATAGACCAGGAAAAACTGGAAAAAATGATCACAGATCTATTGTAA
- the mog gene encoding molybdopterin adenylyltransferase: MDMLRVGLVSVSDRASTGVYQDKGIPALQEWLTDALTTAFEVETRLVPDEQSLIEQVLCELVDECGCHLVLTTGGTGPARRDVTPDATLAVADREMPGFGEQMRQISLRFVPTAILSRQVGVIRKQALILNLPGQPKSIRETLTGLKDETGHVVIAGIFASIPYCIQLLEGPYIDTDPNVVAAFRPKNAIREIKN; this comes from the coding sequence ATGGATATGCTGCGTGTTGGTTTGGTGTCGGTTTCTGACAGAGCATCCACTGGTGTCTATCAAGATAAAGGGATACCTGCTTTACAGGAATGGCTGACGGACGCCCTGACAACCGCGTTTGAAGTGGAAACCCGTTTGGTTCCGGATGAGCAATCGCTGATTGAACAAGTCTTATGTGAATTGGTGGATGAGTGTGGGTGCCATCTGGTGCTGACCACCGGAGGAACCGGGCCTGCTCGACGTGATGTGACTCCCGATGCCACATTGGCTGTTGCCGATCGTGAAATGCCTGGGTTTGGTGAGCAAATGCGTCAAATAAGCTTGCGGTTTGTACCGACTGCCATCTTGTCCCGTCAGGTGGGGGTAATCCGTAAACAGGCATTAATACTGAATTTGCCGGGACAGCCGAAATCGATTCGTGAAACCCTGACTGGCCTGAAAGATGAAACCGGTCATGTGGTTATCGCCGGAATTTTTGCCAGTATTCCCTACTGCATACAATTATTGGAAGGTCCATATATCGACACTGATCCCAATGTCGTAGCAGCTTTCCGTCCTAAAAATGCTATTCGTGAAATAAAAAACTGA